A genomic stretch from Panthera uncia isolate 11264 chromosome E3, Puncia_PCG_1.0, whole genome shotgun sequence includes:
- the CTF1 gene encoding cardiotrophin-1 yields the protein MSRREGSLEDPQADSSVSLLPHLEAKIRQTHSFARLLTKYAEQLLQEYVQHQGDPFGLPGFSPPRLPVAGLSAPAPGHAGLPAPERLRLDAAALTALPPLLEVVRRHQAELNPRAPRLLRRLEDAARQARALGAAVEAVLAALGTETRGPWPEPAAAAAAAAAAATGAGVFPAKVLGLRVCGLYREWVSRTEGDLGQLVPSGPA from the exons AAGACCCACAGGCTGACTCCTCAGTCTCACTCCTTCCCCACTTGGAGGCCAAGATCCGTCAGACACACAGCTTTGCCCGCCTCCTCACCAAATATGCTGAGCAGCTGCTCCAGGAATAT GTGCAGCACCAGGGAGACCCCTTCGGGCTGCCCGGCTTCTCGCCCCCGCGGCTGCCAGTAGCCGGCCTGAGCGCCCCTGCACCGGGCCACGCGGGCCTGCCCGCGCCCGAGCGGCTGCGGCTGGACGCGGCGGCGCTGACCGCGCTGCCACCGCTGCTCGAAGTGGTGCGGCGCCACCAGGCGGAGCTGAACCCGCGTGCGCCGCGCTTGCTGCGGCGCCTGGAGGACGCGGCGCGCCAGGCCCGGGCCCTGGGCGCCGCGGTGGAGGCCGTGCTGGCCGCGCTGGGCACCGAGACTCGCGGGCCCTGGCCCgagcccgccgccgccgctgccgccgccgccgccgccgccaccggcGCAGGCGTCTTCCCTGCCAAGGTTCTGGGGCTCCGCGTGTGTGGCCTCTACCGCGAGTGGGTGAGCCGAACCGAGGGCGACCTGGGCCAGCTGGTGCCCAGTGGCCCGGCCTGA